A window from Solanum stenotomum isolate F172 chromosome 5, ASM1918654v1, whole genome shotgun sequence encodes these proteins:
- the LOC125864546 gene encoding protein SLOW GREEN 1, chloroplastic-like, with the protein MNTINPFSAKTIQIDKKINHSLHHHRPILSKPFSSLGFRTPLFPSFLPIKASSSLSFQNPETPKSINPQNPFSVLFSVLKPAIIATITATSLFLTRFYFNPKPAFAVSLSSPHTTEANVKDSASDEENEKALESFLLSNPNDADALRNLMEIQIKNRKLVDAISTIDKLIELEPNETEWPLLKSHLYVYNGELELAKIGFSEILKKEPFRVEAYHGLVMVASQEDSVEELKEIKKKVEEGIKMCDKESKKSEMRDFMLLLAQIWVIESKYEDALKVYQELVKEEPKDFRPYLCQGIIHTLLRKKDEAEKSFEEYRRLVPQGHPYARYFDDNLIATKLFSQKVES; encoded by the coding sequence ATGAACACGATAAACCCTTTTTCTGCTAAAACAATCCAAATTGACAAGAAAATCAACCATTCCCTTCATCACCATCGTCCAATTTTGTCTAAACCATTTTCTTCTCTCGGTTTTAGAACCCCATTGTTCCCCTCTTTCTTGCCCATCAAAGCCTCTTCTTCATTATCCTTTCAAAACCCAGAAACCCCAAAATCCATAAACCCTCAAAACCCGTTTTCTGTTCTGTTCTCAGTTCTCAAACCTGCAATTATTGCCACCATTACAGCTACTTCCCTTTTCTTAACGCGATTCTATTTTAACCCGAAGCCCGCATTTGCTGTGTCGCTTTCTTCTCCGCACACTACAGAGGCAAACGTAAAGGATTCAGCTTCTGACGAGGAAAATGAGAAGGCCCTCGAGAGTTTCTTGCTGTCGAACCCGAATGATGCCGATGCTCTGAGGAATTTGATGGAAATTCAGATAAAGAATCGGAAATTAGTCGATGCTATTAGCACTATTGACAAGTTGATTGAGCTAGAGCCAAATGAGACTGAATGGCCTTTGTTGAAATCCCATTTATATGTTTACAATGGTGAGCTTGAATTGGCCAAAATTGGATTCAGTGAGATATTAAAGAAAGAGCCTTTTCGTGTAGAGGCTTATCATGGGCTGGTGATGGTGGCGTCGCAAGAAGATTCAGTTGaagagttgaaagaaataaagaaaaaagttgaGGAGGGGATCAAAATGTGTGATAAGGAGAGTAAAAAGAGTGAAATGAGGGATTTTATGCTGTTGCTTGCACAAATTTGGGTAATTGAAAGTAAATATGAGGATGCGTTGAAGGTTTATCAGGAGTTAGTGAAGGAGGAGCCAAAGGATTTTAGGCCTTATTTGTGTCAAGGGATAATACATACTTTGTTGAGAAAGAAAGACGAGGCGGAGAAGAGTTTTGAGGAATATCGAAGATTAGTACCACAAGGCCACCCTTATGCTAGGTACTTTGATGATAATTTGATTGCAACAAAGCTCTTCTCTCAGAAAGTGGAGAGTTAA
- the LOC125865572 gene encoding uncharacterized protein LOC125865572: MGDSSAQYIHLVHHLIEECLLFNMSREECMEALSKHANIQPVITSTVWKELEKENKEFFESYKKKNKDEESTTTNNNNNIESKVEITRQRIHKMLLDSSLSKDKP; the protein is encoded by the exons ATGGGTGATTCTTCAGCTCAATACATCCACTTG GTGCATCACTTAATTGAAGAGTGTTTATTGTTCAACATGAGCAGAGAGGAATGCATGGAAGCACTTTCCAAACATGCAAATATTCAGCCAGTTATCACATCcacag TGTGGAAGGAGTTGGAGAAGGAGAACAAAGAGTTTTTTGAGTcatacaagaaaaaaaacaaggatgaagaatcaacaacaaccaacaataataataatatagaatCCAAAGTGGAGATAACAAGACAAAGAATCCACAAGATGCTCTTGGATTCCTCCCTCTCTAAAGACAAACCATAg